A window from Gallus gallus isolate bGalGal1 chromosome 7, bGalGal1.mat.broiler.GRCg7b, whole genome shotgun sequence encodes these proteins:
- the UBXN4 gene encoding UBX domain-containing protein 4 isoform X2 → MMWFGGSIPAAIAAAKQQSSVFVVFVSGEDEQSTEMAARWEDAQVTEAASDGFVAIKIDTKSEACLQFSQIYPVVCVPSSFFIGDNGIPLEVIAGSVSVEELVTRIHKVKQMHAEKGRPLENPCQSSAPCPSSPSDGAPENVQSTAEDPRGSPESVMSEPRPSDDGANSGQASQEATQSSDEQVSNAQPANDLALKVERITKKLEERREEKRKEEEQKEIKKEIERRKTGKEMLEYKRRQEEELTKRMLEERNREKAEEKAARERIRQQIALDRAERAARFAKSKEEAEAAKAAALQAKQAEIEARKEASQKERSAIARIQFRLPDGSSFTNQFPSEARLEEARQFAAQTVGNAYGNFSLATMFPRREFTKEDYGKKLLELELAPSASVVLLPAGRPATSVVQASGGDLWKFLGTILYPLLAVWRFISNFLFTSPPPSESTVRTVHQQDHSNPSNSNNVEQSRQTVRKRVTEKRGEDFKKEGKIYRLRTQDDGEDENNTWNGNSTQQM, encoded by the exons GTGAGGATGAACAGTCCACTGAGATGGCTGCAAGGTGGGAGGACGCTCAGGTGACCGAGGCTGCCTCCGATGGCTTTGTTGCTATTAAAATCGATACCAAAAG TGAAGCCTGCCTGCAGTTTTCTCAAATTT atcCTGTAGTGTGCGTTCCATCCAGTTTTTTTATAGGAGACAATGGAATCCCTTTGGAAGTAATTGCTGGCAGCGTTTCTGTTGAAGAGCTTGTTACCAGAATCCATAAAGTGAAACAG ATGCATGCAGAAAAAGGGCGACCTCTGGAAAATCCATGTCAGTCCTCTGCTCCGTGCCCTTCGTCTCCATCTGATGGTGCACCAGAAAATGTGCAGTCCACAGCAGAGGATCCTCGTGGCTCTCCTGAGTCTGTTATGTCTGAACCAAGACCTTCTGATG ACGGAGCAAATTCAGGTCAAGCAAGCCAGGAAGCAACTCAGTCTTCAGATGAGCAAGTGAGCAATGCTCAGCCTGCGAATGATCTTGCACTCAAAGTAGAAAG aATCACAAAAAAGCTTGAAGAAAGAcgagaggagaaaaggaaagaagaagaacag aaagaaattaagaaagaaatagaacGGAGAAAAACTGGTAAAGAAATGTTGGAGTACAAAAGACGTCAGGAAGAAGAATTGACAAAACGAATGTTAGAGGAAAGGAACAGAGAGAAGGCGGAGGAGAAGGCCGCTAGAGAGCGTATCAGGCAACAGATTGCATTG GATCGTGCTGAGAGAGCAGCTCGCTTTGCAAAATcgaaggaagaagcagaagctgcaaaagctgcagctcttcaggctAAACAAGCTGAAATAGAAGCCAGAAAAGAAGCATCTCAAAAGGAGCGAAG TGCAATAGCCAGGATTCAGTTCCGCCTTCCAGATGGATCTTCCTTTACTAACCAGTTCCCATCTGAAGCACGGCTGGAAGAAGCGAGGCAGTTTGCTGCACAG ACGGTTGGTAATGCTTATGGCAATTTTTCTCTGGCGACAATGTTTCCCAGAAGGGAATTTACCAAAGAAGATTATGGAAAGAAATTACTGGAGTTAGAGTTAGCACCCAGTGCTTCTGTAGTGCTGCTGCCG GCAGGAAGACCTGCTACTTCTGTTGTTCAGGCTTCAGGCGGTGACCTGTGGAAGTTCTTGGGCACAATACTTTATCCCCTCCTCGCAGTCTGGAGATTTATTAGCAACTTTCTGTTTACGAGTCCACCCCCTTCAGAGTCTACTGTGAGAACAGTCCATCAGCAAGACCATTCAAATCCCTCAAACTCTAACAATGTTGAGCAAAGCAG GCAAACTGTCAGGAAAAGAGTAACAGAAAAACGAGGGGAAGACTtcaaaaaagaaggcaaaatatATAGACTGAGGACTCAAGATGATGGAGAAGATGAAAACAATACCTGGAATGGAAATTCTACACAACAAATGTAG
- the UBXN4 gene encoding UBX domain-containing protein 4 isoform X3, with translation MMWFGGSIPAAIAAAKQQSSVFVVFVSGEDEQSTEMAARWEDAQVTEAASDGFVAIKIDTKSFFIGDNGIPLEVIAGSVSVEELVTRIHKVKQMHAEKGRPLENPCQSSAPCPSSPSDGAPENVQSTAEDPRGSPESVMSEPRPSDALADGANSGQASQEATQSSDEQVSNAQPANDLALKVERITKKLEERREEKRKEEEQKEIKKEIERRKTGKEMLEYKRRQEEELTKRMLEERNREKAEEKAARERIRQQIALDRAERAARFAKSKEEAEAAKAAALQAKQAEIEARKEASQKERSAIARIQFRLPDGSSFTNQFPSEARLEEARQFAAQTVGNAYGNFSLATMFPRREFTKEDYGKKLLELELAPSASVVLLPAGRPATSVVQASGGDLWKFLGTILYPLLAVWRFISNFLFTSPPPSESTVRTVHQQDHSNPSNSNNVEQSRQTVRKRVTEKRGEDFKKEGKIYRLRTQDDGEDENNTWNGNSTQQM, from the exons GTGAGGATGAACAGTCCACTGAGATGGCTGCAAGGTGGGAGGACGCTCAGGTGACCGAGGCTGCCTCCGATGGCTTTGTTGCTATTAAAATCGATACCAAAAG TTTTTTTATAGGAGACAATGGAATCCCTTTGGAAGTAATTGCTGGCAGCGTTTCTGTTGAAGAGCTTGTTACCAGAATCCATAAAGTGAAACAG ATGCATGCAGAAAAAGGGCGACCTCTGGAAAATCCATGTCAGTCCTCTGCTCCGTGCCCTTCGTCTCCATCTGATGGTGCACCAGAAAATGTGCAGTCCACAGCAGAGGATCCTCGTGGCTCTCCTGAGTCTGTTATGTCTGAACCAAGACCTTCTGATG CACTTGCAGACGGAGCAAATTCAGGTCAAGCAAGCCAGGAAGCAACTCAGTCTTCAGATGAGCAAGTGAGCAATGCTCAGCCTGCGAATGATCTTGCACTCAAAGTAGAAAG aATCACAAAAAAGCTTGAAGAAAGAcgagaggagaaaaggaaagaagaagaacag aaagaaattaagaaagaaatagaacGGAGAAAAACTGGTAAAGAAATGTTGGAGTACAAAAGACGTCAGGAAGAAGAATTGACAAAACGAATGTTAGAGGAAAGGAACAGAGAGAAGGCGGAGGAGAAGGCCGCTAGAGAGCGTATCAGGCAACAGATTGCATTG GATCGTGCTGAGAGAGCAGCTCGCTTTGCAAAATcgaaggaagaagcagaagctgcaaaagctgcagctcttcaggctAAACAAGCTGAAATAGAAGCCAGAAAAGAAGCATCTCAAAAGGAGCGAAG TGCAATAGCCAGGATTCAGTTCCGCCTTCCAGATGGATCTTCCTTTACTAACCAGTTCCCATCTGAAGCACGGCTGGAAGAAGCGAGGCAGTTTGCTGCACAG ACGGTTGGTAATGCTTATGGCAATTTTTCTCTGGCGACAATGTTTCCCAGAAGGGAATTTACCAAAGAAGATTATGGAAAGAAATTACTGGAGTTAGAGTTAGCACCCAGTGCTTCTGTAGTGCTGCTGCCG GCAGGAAGACCTGCTACTTCTGTTGTTCAGGCTTCAGGCGGTGACCTGTGGAAGTTCTTGGGCACAATACTTTATCCCCTCCTCGCAGTCTGGAGATTTATTAGCAACTTTCTGTTTACGAGTCCACCCCCTTCAGAGTCTACTGTGAGAACAGTCCATCAGCAAGACCATTCAAATCCCTCAAACTCTAACAATGTTGAGCAAAGCAG GCAAACTGTCAGGAAAAGAGTAACAGAAAAACGAGGGGAAGACTtcaaaaaagaaggcaaaatatATAGACTGAGGACTCAAGATGATGGAGAAGATGAAAACAATACCTGGAATGGAAATTCTACACAACAAATGTAG
- the UBXN4 gene encoding UBX domain-containing protein 4 isoform X1: protein MMWFGGSIPAAIAAAKQQSSVFVVFVSGEDEQSTEMAARWEDAQVTEAASDGFVAIKIDTKSEACLQFSQIYPVVCVPSSFFIGDNGIPLEVIAGSVSVEELVTRIHKVKQMHAEKGRPLENPCQSSAPCPSSPSDGAPENVQSTAEDPRGSPESVMSEPRPSDALADGANSGQASQEATQSSDEQVSNAQPANDLALKVERITKKLEERREEKRKEEEQKEIKKEIERRKTGKEMLEYKRRQEEELTKRMLEERNREKAEEKAARERIRQQIALDRAERAARFAKSKEEAEAAKAAALQAKQAEIEARKEASQKERSAIARIQFRLPDGSSFTNQFPSEARLEEARQFAAQTVGNAYGNFSLATMFPRREFTKEDYGKKLLELELAPSASVVLLPAGRPATSVVQASGGDLWKFLGTILYPLLAVWRFISNFLFTSPPPSESTVRTVHQQDHSNPSNSNNVEQSRQTVRKRVTEKRGEDFKKEGKIYRLRTQDDGEDENNTWNGNSTQQM from the exons GTGAGGATGAACAGTCCACTGAGATGGCTGCAAGGTGGGAGGACGCTCAGGTGACCGAGGCTGCCTCCGATGGCTTTGTTGCTATTAAAATCGATACCAAAAG TGAAGCCTGCCTGCAGTTTTCTCAAATTT atcCTGTAGTGTGCGTTCCATCCAGTTTTTTTATAGGAGACAATGGAATCCCTTTGGAAGTAATTGCTGGCAGCGTTTCTGTTGAAGAGCTTGTTACCAGAATCCATAAAGTGAAACAG ATGCATGCAGAAAAAGGGCGACCTCTGGAAAATCCATGTCAGTCCTCTGCTCCGTGCCCTTCGTCTCCATCTGATGGTGCACCAGAAAATGTGCAGTCCACAGCAGAGGATCCTCGTGGCTCTCCTGAGTCTGTTATGTCTGAACCAAGACCTTCTGATG CACTTGCAGACGGAGCAAATTCAGGTCAAGCAAGCCAGGAAGCAACTCAGTCTTCAGATGAGCAAGTGAGCAATGCTCAGCCTGCGAATGATCTTGCACTCAAAGTAGAAAG aATCACAAAAAAGCTTGAAGAAAGAcgagaggagaaaaggaaagaagaagaacag aaagaaattaagaaagaaatagaacGGAGAAAAACTGGTAAAGAAATGTTGGAGTACAAAAGACGTCAGGAAGAAGAATTGACAAAACGAATGTTAGAGGAAAGGAACAGAGAGAAGGCGGAGGAGAAGGCCGCTAGAGAGCGTATCAGGCAACAGATTGCATTG GATCGTGCTGAGAGAGCAGCTCGCTTTGCAAAATcgaaggaagaagcagaagctgcaaaagctgcagctcttcaggctAAACAAGCTGAAATAGAAGCCAGAAAAGAAGCATCTCAAAAGGAGCGAAG TGCAATAGCCAGGATTCAGTTCCGCCTTCCAGATGGATCTTCCTTTACTAACCAGTTCCCATCTGAAGCACGGCTGGAAGAAGCGAGGCAGTTTGCTGCACAG ACGGTTGGTAATGCTTATGGCAATTTTTCTCTGGCGACAATGTTTCCCAGAAGGGAATTTACCAAAGAAGATTATGGAAAGAAATTACTGGAGTTAGAGTTAGCACCCAGTGCTTCTGTAGTGCTGCTGCCG GCAGGAAGACCTGCTACTTCTGTTGTTCAGGCTTCAGGCGGTGACCTGTGGAAGTTCTTGGGCACAATACTTTATCCCCTCCTCGCAGTCTGGAGATTTATTAGCAACTTTCTGTTTACGAGTCCACCCCCTTCAGAGTCTACTGTGAGAACAGTCCATCAGCAAGACCATTCAAATCCCTCAAACTCTAACAATGTTGAGCAAAGCAG GCAAACTGTCAGGAAAAGAGTAACAGAAAAACGAGGGGAAGACTtcaaaaaagaaggcaaaatatATAGACTGAGGACTCAAGATGATGGAGAAGATGAAAACAATACCTGGAATGGAAATTCTACACAACAAATGTAG
- the UBXN4 gene encoding UBX domain-containing protein 4 isoform X4: MAARWEDAQVTEAASDGFVAIKIDTKSEACLQFSQIYPVVCVPSSFFIGDNGIPLEVIAGSVSVEELVTRIHKVKQMHAEKGRPLENPCQSSAPCPSSPSDGAPENVQSTAEDPRGSPESVMSEPRPSDALADGANSGQASQEATQSSDEQVSNAQPANDLALKVERITKKLEERREEKRKEEEQKEIKKEIERRKTGKEMLEYKRRQEEELTKRMLEERNREKAEEKAARERIRQQIALDRAERAARFAKSKEEAEAAKAAALQAKQAEIEARKEASQKERSAIARIQFRLPDGSSFTNQFPSEARLEEARQFAAQTVGNAYGNFSLATMFPRREFTKEDYGKKLLELELAPSASVVLLPAGRPATSVVQASGGDLWKFLGTILYPLLAVWRFISNFLFTSPPPSESTVRTVHQQDHSNPSNSNNVEQSRQTVRKRVTEKRGEDFKKEGKIYRLRTQDDGEDENNTWNGNSTQQM; encoded by the exons ATGGCTGCAAGGTGGGAGGACGCTCAGGTGACCGAGGCTGCCTCCGATGGCTTTGTTGCTATTAAAATCGATACCAAAAG TGAAGCCTGCCTGCAGTTTTCTCAAATTT atcCTGTAGTGTGCGTTCCATCCAGTTTTTTTATAGGAGACAATGGAATCCCTTTGGAAGTAATTGCTGGCAGCGTTTCTGTTGAAGAGCTTGTTACCAGAATCCATAAAGTGAAACAG ATGCATGCAGAAAAAGGGCGACCTCTGGAAAATCCATGTCAGTCCTCTGCTCCGTGCCCTTCGTCTCCATCTGATGGTGCACCAGAAAATGTGCAGTCCACAGCAGAGGATCCTCGTGGCTCTCCTGAGTCTGTTATGTCTGAACCAAGACCTTCTGATG CACTTGCAGACGGAGCAAATTCAGGTCAAGCAAGCCAGGAAGCAACTCAGTCTTCAGATGAGCAAGTGAGCAATGCTCAGCCTGCGAATGATCTTGCACTCAAAGTAGAAAG aATCACAAAAAAGCTTGAAGAAAGAcgagaggagaaaaggaaagaagaagaacag aaagaaattaagaaagaaatagaacGGAGAAAAACTGGTAAAGAAATGTTGGAGTACAAAAGACGTCAGGAAGAAGAATTGACAAAACGAATGTTAGAGGAAAGGAACAGAGAGAAGGCGGAGGAGAAGGCCGCTAGAGAGCGTATCAGGCAACAGATTGCATTG GATCGTGCTGAGAGAGCAGCTCGCTTTGCAAAATcgaaggaagaagcagaagctgcaaaagctgcagctcttcaggctAAACAAGCTGAAATAGAAGCCAGAAAAGAAGCATCTCAAAAGGAGCGAAG TGCAATAGCCAGGATTCAGTTCCGCCTTCCAGATGGATCTTCCTTTACTAACCAGTTCCCATCTGAAGCACGGCTGGAAGAAGCGAGGCAGTTTGCTGCACAG ACGGTTGGTAATGCTTATGGCAATTTTTCTCTGGCGACAATGTTTCCCAGAAGGGAATTTACCAAAGAAGATTATGGAAAGAAATTACTGGAGTTAGAGTTAGCACCCAGTGCTTCTGTAGTGCTGCTGCCG GCAGGAAGACCTGCTACTTCTGTTGTTCAGGCTTCAGGCGGTGACCTGTGGAAGTTCTTGGGCACAATACTTTATCCCCTCCTCGCAGTCTGGAGATTTATTAGCAACTTTCTGTTTACGAGTCCACCCCCTTCAGAGTCTACTGTGAGAACAGTCCATCAGCAAGACCATTCAAATCCCTCAAACTCTAACAATGTTGAGCAAAGCAG GCAAACTGTCAGGAAAAGAGTAACAGAAAAACGAGGGGAAGACTtcaaaaaagaaggcaaaatatATAGACTGAGGACTCAAGATGATGGAGAAGATGAAAACAATACCTGGAATGGAAATTCTACACAACAAATGTAG